CCTCAGGCAAAGAACGTGCATGTCGCAAACAAAGCCCGCGCCGCAGTCGAGCAACACATAAGCCAGCTGAATTCTCAGGTCGGTCAGCTCCAAGCCCTCGTGAAGCAAATCCCGGCCGATAAGGCGCGTTTCGCACAACTCGCGACCGCCGTACCCGACAACCCGCAAATCGACCAGGCCCTCAATCTTCTTCACCAAGCGGCGGTCTCCAGCGGTGTTGTTCTTGCGACGGTAGGGCCGTCACTGCCCGTCGGCGCAGCCGGTTCGGGTTCGAAGACCCAATCTTCGGGAGCCCCCTACGTGACCCTGAGCCTGGGAGTACAGGGAACTGCGGGGCAAGTGAAGGCCTTCCTGGCCGCCCTTGCGGGGCTGCCCCGGACGGTCGTGGTCGACAGAGTGTCGGTGACCACTGGCAAGGGGTCCTCGGCCACCATCTCGGCCCGCATCTTCTACGCCGGCCAGCCTACGCCCTGACTTCAGGAGGCGAGCATGATCGACGCGTCACGCAGCCCTCGGCCTCTGTGGAAGCGAGTGACGGCGCTCTTGGTACTCGCGTCGGTGATCGTCGCGGCCGCCTGGGTGATATGGGTGAAGGAACTACATCACAGCGACGTCCACCTCCGGGTCTACCAGCCGGTGGGCACCAGTATCTGGACCGATGGCGCTCGGGCGCGACTGATCTAGGCGGAAGGCAGCCAGTGTCCTCCGAGGCAGTGGAGGAATCCGGTCTTGCCGGTAGAAGTCCACTAAACGCGACGTTCCTCAAGCGGCGCCGCCTTTCCTCCGATAACTCCGGAGTGGGCAAGGCTCTTCAGCACGAACGCGACGAAGGCTTCACCCTCGTCGAGATGTTGATCGCCTTGATGATCTTCGCCATCGTGATGTTGGCGCTCGCTCCGGCCTTCTACGGGCAGCTGAAAGCCGCTGCCGCGACGAGCTACCGAAGCA
The sequence above is a segment of the Acidimicrobiales bacterium genome. Coding sequences within it:
- the pilO gene encoding type 4a pilus biogenesis protein PilO: MITANRRVPFMAGAAALVLIVIWYLALWSPQAKNVHVANKARAAVEQHISQLNSQVGQLQALVKQIPADKARFAQLATAVPDNPQIDQALNLLHQAAVSSGVVLATVGPSLPVGAAGSGSKTQSSGAPYVTLSLGVQGTAGQVKAFLAALAGLPRTVVVDRVSVTTGKGSSATISARIFYAGQPTP